The Hymenobacter sp. DG01 genome has a segment encoding these proteins:
- a CDS encoding glycosyltransferase: MAVASLVSVVIPCYNAEKYIAATLQSVLQQTHPAVEVLVVDDGSKDASAKIVADIARAESRVRLHSKPNSGVADSRNVGINLAQGEYIAFLDADDLFEPENLARKVVYLEQHPAIGLVHSAEERFQSETNQTVEIIQGKGGRVLPLLLEMSTTVVHSPSSVVVRRSVLDEAGHFDTKLSTSADWEMWVRLARCTEFGYLPETLVRYRIHGQQMHNNIPLMERDMLYAFTKLHQEGTYFPSEAYYRQCLANLYLILAACYRGDMHDNARFLRFLAKSVSTDVRPLWRRLRRSDSAA, translated from the coding sequence ATGGCCGTAGCTTCGTTGGTATCCGTTGTAATTCCGTGCTATAATGCGGAGAAGTACATTGCTGCTACCCTGCAATCGGTGCTGCAACAAACTCACCCGGCCGTGGAAGTGCTGGTAGTGGACGACGGCTCGAAAGACGCCTCGGCCAAGATTGTGGCCGACATTGCCCGCGCCGAGTCCCGAGTGCGTTTGCATTCCAAGCCTAACTCAGGTGTGGCCGATTCGCGTAATGTAGGAATTAATTTGGCCCAGGGGGAATACATTGCCTTCCTGGATGCCGATGACCTGTTTGAGCCGGAAAACCTGGCTCGGAAAGTGGTATATTTGGAGCAACACCCAGCCATTGGGCTGGTGCACTCGGCGGAGGAACGGTTTCAGTCAGAAACCAACCAGACGGTAGAAATTATTCAAGGCAAAGGCGGGCGGGTACTGCCCCTGCTGCTGGAAATGAGTACCACGGTTGTTCACAGCCCGTCCAGCGTGGTAGTGCGCCGGAGCGTGCTGGACGAAGCCGGGCACTTTGATACCAAGCTTTCAACCTCGGCCGACTGGGAAATGTGGGTGCGCCTAGCCCGGTGCACCGAGTTCGGCTACCTGCCCGAGACGCTGGTGCGCTACCGCATCCATGGCCAGCAGATGCACAACAATATTCCACTCATGGAGCGGGATATGCTTTACGCTTTTACTAAGCTACATCAGGAAGGTACCTACTTTCCATCGGAAGCGTATTACCGGCAGTGTCTGGCGAATCTGTACCTGATTCTGGCCGCCTGCTACCGCGGCGACATGCACGACAATGCGCGGTTTCTGCGCTTTCTGGCCAAGTCCGTTTCCACCGACGTTCGTCCGCTGTGGCGGCGGTTGCGGCGGTCTGATTCGGCAGCCTAA
- a CDS encoding tol-pal system protein YbgF, which translates to MLLPLAVWAQQPDTARPAPLPDSVRQVQLENIDVAPGAIDTKSWLLLDKDIQTELEGAVFNLYNFKYDKAERQFRSLRRRYPNHPMPYFLMGLSTWWKIMPSNIANTQYDKIFFAYMDTAVTKGEAMYRADSRNYEACFFLAASYGFDARLHAERRDWRKATVGAKRSLDYLDKSKEANGLSPEFLFGQALFNYYAVWIPDNYPLLKPVLLFFPKGNKQLGLQQLRNVADNGFYVGPEARVFLMRILMNEEDKPEEAMPIARYLATTYPDNGYLQRIYANACFRQGEFRECERVSRDILEKLNQGLPGYEANSGRYATYFLGYLMQNKYKDFTKAREYYQRCIVFAETNGETKYGFYVFANLALARLADRGKDVTAARRYYGVVLDKSDHDSEQYKEAKAYLKTKRK; encoded by the coding sequence TTGCTACTACCCTTAGCGGTATGGGCCCAGCAACCCGACACGGCGCGCCCCGCGCCCCTACCCGACTCGGTGCGGCAGGTGCAATTGGAAAACATAGACGTGGCCCCGGGTGCCATTGATACCAAAAGCTGGCTGCTGCTGGACAAGGACATTCAGACGGAGCTGGAAGGGGCCGTGTTCAACCTCTACAATTTTAAATACGATAAGGCCGAGCGCCAGTTCCGAAGCTTACGCCGCCGCTACCCCAACCACCCCATGCCCTACTTCCTGATGGGCCTGAGCACGTGGTGGAAAATCATGCCGTCGAACATTGCCAACACGCAGTACGACAAGATTTTCTTTGCCTACATGGATACGGCCGTTACGAAGGGCGAAGCCATGTACCGGGCCGATAGCCGGAACTACGAGGCCTGTTTTTTCCTGGCCGCCAGCTATGGTTTTGACGCCCGGCTGCACGCCGAGCGGCGCGACTGGCGCAAGGCTACGGTGGGGGCCAAACGCTCCCTCGACTACCTCGACAAAAGCAAGGAAGCCAATGGGCTGAGCCCGGAGTTTTTGTTTGGGCAGGCTTTGTTCAACTACTACGCTGTCTGGATTCCCGATAATTATCCGCTGCTGAAGCCTGTGCTGCTGTTTTTCCCGAAGGGCAACAAGCAGCTGGGCCTGCAGCAGCTGCGCAACGTAGCCGACAATGGCTTTTATGTGGGCCCTGAGGCACGCGTGTTTCTCATGCGCATCCTCATGAACGAGGAAGACAAGCCGGAGGAGGCCATGCCCATTGCCCGCTATCTGGCCACTACCTACCCCGATAATGGTTACCTGCAGCGCATTTACGCCAACGCCTGCTTCCGCCAGGGCGAATTCCGGGAGTGCGAGCGGGTTAGCCGCGACATTCTGGAAAAGCTCAACCAGGGGCTACCCGGCTACGAGGCCAACAGCGGCCGCTACGCCACGTATTTCCTGGGCTACCTGATGCAGAACAAGTATAAGGACTTCACCAAGGCCCGGGAGTACTACCAGCGCTGCATTGTGTTTGCCGAAACCAACGGCGAAACCAAGTACGGCTTCTACGTATTTGCCAACCTGGCCCTGGCCCGACTCGCCGACCGGGGCAAGGACGTGACGGCGGCCCGGCGCTACTACGGTGTGGTGCTGGACAAATCCGACCATGATTCGGAACAATACAAGGAGGCTAAAGCGTATTTGAAGACGAAACGAAAGTAG
- a CDS encoding glycosyltransferase, translated as MRILFLVPYPTGKAPSQRFRFEQYFEALTAAGHQYRVASFISDATWAILYKPGHQLQKVAGILGGFLRRAALLFSVPQYDYVFIHREASPIGPPVFEWLIAKVLGKKIIYDFDDAIWIPNTSEANKIVAGVKWHHKVGSICRWAYKVSCGNAYLRDYARQFNPNAIINPTTIDTEHLHNRVRDQQAPGKLVIGWTGTHSTLKYIEQVVPVLARLEQEFDFEFRVISNQPPALPLRSLVYVPWRKETEIADLLTFHVGLMPLEDDPWAKGKCAFKALQYMALGEPALVSPVGMNTEVVQENVNGNICATPAEWEAALRRLLVNPALRAQMGEAARRTIEERYSVVANRRNFLGLFS; from the coding sequence ATGCGTATTCTGTTCCTGGTTCCCTATCCAACCGGCAAAGCCCCTTCCCAACGGTTCCGTTTCGAGCAGTACTTTGAGGCCCTGACCGCTGCCGGGCACCAGTACCGGGTAGCTTCTTTCATTTCCGATGCCACGTGGGCCATTCTCTACAAGCCCGGGCATCAGTTGCAGAAGGTAGCTGGCATTCTGGGCGGGTTCCTGCGCCGGGCGGCCCTGCTGTTCTCCGTTCCGCAGTACGACTACGTGTTCATCCACCGCGAAGCCTCGCCCATTGGTCCGCCCGTGTTCGAGTGGCTGATTGCCAAGGTGCTGGGTAAGAAAATCATCTACGATTTCGACGACGCCATCTGGATTCCGAACACGTCGGAGGCCAACAAGATAGTGGCCGGGGTGAAGTGGCACCATAAGGTAGGCAGCATCTGCCGCTGGGCCTACAAGGTGAGCTGCGGCAACGCCTACCTGCGCGACTACGCCCGGCAGTTCAATCCCAACGCCATCATCAACCCCACCACCATTGATACCGAGCACCTGCATAACCGGGTGCGCGACCAGCAGGCGCCGGGCAAGCTGGTGATTGGCTGGACCGGTACGCACTCGACCCTGAAGTACATTGAGCAGGTAGTGCCCGTGCTGGCCCGCCTAGAGCAGGAATTCGACTTCGAGTTCCGGGTGATTTCCAACCAGCCGCCGGCCTTGCCCCTGCGCAGCTTAGTGTACGTGCCCTGGCGCAAGGAAACCGAAATAGCGGACCTGCTGACCTTTCACGTGGGCCTGATGCCGCTGGAAGATGACCCGTGGGCTAAGGGCAAGTGCGCCTTCAAGGCCCTGCAATACATGGCCCTGGGCGAGCCGGCGCTGGTTTCGCCGGTAGGCATGAATACGGAAGTGGTGCAGGAAAACGTGAACGGCAACATCTGCGCTACCCCCGCCGAGTGGGAAGCGGCGCTGCGGCGCCTGCTGGTAAACCCTGCCTTGCGGGCGCAAATGGGCGAGGCGGCCCGCCGCACTATTGAGGAGCGTTACTCGGTAGTCGCCAACCGCCGCAATTTCCTGGGGTTGTTTAGCTGA
- the rffA gene encoding dTDP-4-amino-4,6-dideoxygalactose transaminase produces the protein MTPIPFNKPYLAGPELEYISQAAALGKLSGNGVFTQRCQQFFEQHYGFARALLTHSGTAALEMAALLLDLQPGDEVILPSFTFTSTANAFLLRGATLVFADSSPAHPNLDPAEVARLLTPRTRAVVLVHYAGVACDLDALLPLIQQHNLILIEDAAQAIESYHGTRRLGTIGHLAAFSFHETKNISAGEGGLLAINDVRFAERAEILWEKGTNRAAFYRGETAKYEWVDVGSSFLPSEMTAAFLWAQLEHRQRIQDQRLRQWHRYQEALAPLATVGVGLPYIPAYAAAHNGHIFYLLCRSSQERQQLINHLAAHDILAVFHYQPLHDSPFFRPHYTGPDLPHAQYYAAHLVRLPLYYELSEAQQGRVAELIMQFYFSS, from the coding sequence ATGACGCCCATTCCCTTTAACAAGCCCTACCTGGCCGGCCCGGAGCTGGAGTATATTTCCCAGGCAGCAGCGCTAGGCAAGCTCTCCGGTAACGGCGTGTTTACCCAGCGCTGCCAGCAGTTTTTCGAGCAGCACTACGGCTTTGCCCGTGCCCTGCTCACGCACAGCGGCACGGCGGCCCTGGAAATGGCCGCGTTGCTGCTTGATCTGCAGCCCGGCGACGAGGTAATTCTGCCGTCGTTCACCTTTACTTCCACGGCCAACGCCTTTCTGCTGCGCGGGGCTACCCTGGTTTTCGCCGACAGCAGCCCCGCCCACCCCAACCTCGACCCCGCGGAAGTAGCCCGCCTGCTGACGCCGCGCACCCGCGCCGTGGTGCTGGTGCATTACGCCGGGGTAGCCTGCGACCTGGACGCGCTGCTACCTCTCATTCAGCAGCACAACCTGATTCTGATTGAGGACGCAGCCCAAGCTATTGAGTCGTACCACGGCACCCGCCGGCTGGGCACCATCGGGCATCTGGCGGCCTTTTCCTTCCACGAAACCAAGAACATCAGCGCCGGGGAGGGCGGCCTGCTGGCCATCAACGATGTCCGGTTTGCCGAGCGGGCCGAGATTCTCTGGGAGAAAGGCACCAACCGGGCCGCCTTCTACCGGGGCGAAACGGCCAAGTACGAGTGGGTCGATGTTGGCTCTTCGTTTCTTCCGTCGGAAATGACGGCGGCCTTCTTGTGGGCCCAGCTGGAGCACCGCCAGCGCATCCAGGACCAGCGGCTGCGGCAGTGGCACCGGTATCAGGAGGCCTTGGCGCCCCTGGCCACCGTAGGGGTAGGCCTGCCCTATATTCCGGCTTACGCCGCAGCCCACAACGGCCATATCTTTTACCTGCTGTGCCGCTCTTCCCAGGAGCGGCAGCAACTCATTAACCATCTGGCGGCCCACGATATTCTGGCCGTCTTCCACTACCAGCCCCTGCACGACAGTCCCTTCTTTCGCCCCCACTACACCGGCCCGGACTTGCCCCACGCCCAGTACTACGCGGCGCATCTCGTCAGGCTGCCGCTATACTACGAGTTAAGCGAGGCGCAGCAAGGCCGAGTAGCGGAGCTGATTATGCAGTTTTACTTTTCTTCGTAG
- a CDS encoding glycosyltransferase encodes MTDPLGQSQVLPYLVGLAQQGYQITLLSTEKKERFTQHEKTIRAITEPAGIRWEHIFFTRKPPVLAKFYDRYQLRQKALALHQELRFDMTHCRSYVSAEVGLLLKRKYGVKFLFDMRGFWVDERVEGGMWNLQNPIYRRAYRTYKRKETEFIAAADGIISLTENGKGEMQTWPAYLGTPITVIPCSADFSVFPLLTPQDRLAARRQLGYDDKALVVSYLGSIGAWYLLDEMLAQFAVIKQHYPDAKMLFVTQEPPEMVLEAAQKVSGLAPTDFLVRPATRKEVPGLVAASDLNLFFIKQSYSKKASSPTKLGEILAMGLPVICNDGVGDVADIIRQTDGGTVVSRLEPAGYEAAARTIPDLLQKDGRHLRQKAQEYYDLQTAIGRYVGEYKRLLQ; translated from the coding sequence ATGACTGACCCCCTGGGACAGTCGCAGGTGTTGCCTTACCTGGTGGGGTTGGCCCAGCAGGGCTACCAGATTACGCTGCTGTCAACGGAAAAAAAGGAGCGATTTACCCAACACGAGAAAACCATCCGGGCCATTACAGAACCGGCTGGAATCCGGTGGGAGCACATCTTCTTCACGCGTAAGCCGCCAGTGCTGGCCAAGTTCTACGACCGGTACCAACTGCGGCAAAAGGCGCTGGCTCTGCACCAAGAACTACGCTTCGACATGACCCACTGCCGCAGCTACGTGAGTGCCGAAGTAGGGCTCCTACTCAAGCGCAAGTACGGGGTGAAGTTCCTGTTTGATATGCGCGGCTTCTGGGTGGATGAACGGGTAGAAGGCGGCATGTGGAATCTGCAGAACCCCATCTACCGCCGGGCCTACCGCACCTACAAGCGCAAGGAAACCGAGTTTATTGCTGCCGCCGACGGCATCATCAGCCTCACGGAAAACGGCAAGGGGGAAATGCAGACCTGGCCGGCCTACCTAGGTACGCCCATTACGGTCATCCCGTGCAGCGCCGATTTCTCGGTGTTTCCTCTGCTGACCCCGCAGGACCGGCTGGCAGCTCGCCGCCAGCTCGGCTACGATGATAAGGCACTGGTGGTTAGCTATCTGGGTTCCATAGGCGCTTGGTACCTGCTGGATGAAATGCTGGCGCAGTTCGCCGTCATTAAGCAGCACTACCCGGACGCTAAAATGCTGTTCGTAACCCAGGAGCCGCCGGAAATGGTGCTGGAGGCCGCCCAGAAAGTGTCCGGGCTGGCGCCCACTGATTTCCTGGTCCGGCCCGCTACCCGGAAGGAAGTGCCTGGTTTGGTGGCAGCATCTGATCTGAATCTGTTCTTTATTAAGCAGAGCTACTCTAAGAAAGCCAGCTCACCCACCAAGCTCGGAGAGATTCTTGCTATGGGCCTGCCCGTCATCTGCAATGATGGGGTAGGGGACGTAGCGGATATCATCCGGCAGACAGACGGTGGCACAGTAGTATCCCGGCTGGAGCCAGCGGGCTACGAGGCCGCCGCCCGTACCATTCCCGATCTGTTGCAGAAGGATGGCCGCCACCTGCGCCAGAAAGCTCAGGAGTACTATGATTTGCAAACTGCTATCGGGCGCTACGTGGGGGAATACAAGCGGTTATTGCAATAG
- a CDS encoding glycosyltransferase family 2 protein, with translation MPSGSSSSLPLLSVVSPVYQAEQVLDELVARLEAALANLPVEYEIVLVDDASRDESWAAICRHAARTTRVRGVRLSRNFGQHHAITAGLEHSRGEWVVVLDCDLQDRPEEIGRLWATVQEDYDAVLARRGRRTDSPFTVWRARAFYAVLSYLTGQPQDPEVGNFGIYHRRLIDTVLRLRESTRYFPSMVRWAGFRQTSVPVQHGRSERPTSYSLARRLQLALDIMLTYSDKPLRLTVYFGLLLAGVAFGLGVVMLVRALRGQIVVLGYASLIVSLCFFSGVLITVLGVVGLYVGKTFEGVRARPLYVVDTVTPALA, from the coding sequence ATGCCGTCCGGTTCCTCATCTTCTCTCCCGCTCTTGTCCGTGGTTAGTCCCGTGTACCAGGCCGAGCAGGTCCTCGATGAGCTGGTGGCGCGCCTGGAAGCGGCCCTGGCCAACCTGCCCGTTGAGTATGAGATAGTTCTGGTGGATGATGCCAGTCGGGATGAAAGCTGGGCGGCCATCTGCCGGCACGCCGCGCGCACAACCCGCGTACGCGGCGTGCGGCTTTCGCGCAATTTCGGCCAGCACCACGCCATTACGGCCGGACTGGAGCACAGCCGGGGCGAGTGGGTAGTAGTGCTGGACTGCGACCTGCAGGACCGGCCCGAGGAAATCGGCCGGCTCTGGGCAACGGTCCAGGAAGACTACGATGCCGTGCTGGCCCGGCGCGGCCGCCGCACCGATTCGCCGTTTACCGTATGGCGGGCGCGCGCCTTTTACGCCGTGCTGTCCTACCTCACCGGCCAGCCCCAGGACCCCGAGGTGGGCAACTTTGGTATCTACCACCGCCGCCTCATCGATACGGTGCTGCGGCTGCGGGAAAGCACCCGTTACTTCCCCAGCATGGTCCGCTGGGCCGGCTTCCGGCAAACCTCGGTGCCCGTGCAGCACGGCCGCAGCGAGCGGCCCACCTCCTACTCCCTGGCCCGGCGCCTGCAACTGGCCCTGGACATCATGCTCACTTACTCCGACAAACCCCTGCGGCTGACGGTGTACTTTGGCCTGTTGCTGGCCGGTGTGGCGTTTGGCCTGGGCGTGGTAATGCTTGTGCGCGCTCTACGGGGCCAAATTGTGGTGCTCGGCTACGCGAGTCTGATTGTGTCGCTCTGCTTTTTCTCCGGCGTTCTTATTACCGTGCTCGGGGTTGTGGGCCTGTACGTGGGCAAAACGTTTGAGGGTGTGCGGGCCCGCCCCCTGTACGTAGTAGACACGGTTACCCCTGCTCTGGCCTAA
- the asnB gene encoding asparagine synthase (glutamine-hydrolyzing): MCGIAGFLNRTAASPLTEEMLRNMTTCLAHRGPDADGFYFDGQIGLGHRRLSILDLSSAANQPMFSHNERYVTIFNGEVYNFQEIRDQLGLRTRTTSDTEVILEAFVQLGPNFVQLLNGMYAIAIYDKQTGQLDVFRDRLGKKPIYYYLDGATFAFASELKSVVNLAPIRRRLTVDKEAVNQFLYLGYIPRPRSIYNEIKKMDSGAHIRVTATEFTESRYWKLEEKIAPQVLSDETEAKRQLHDLVRTSVQYRMISDVPFGTFLSGGIDSSLVTAMAQSVSTTPVKTFSIGFDSAKHNESSFAAAVAQHLGTDHHSFTVTEREARESMAELATIYDEPYADSSAVPTLMVSRLARQHVTMALSGDGGDELFHGYGMYTWANRLAKSSVNLLRHPARLVMQQMSNRYKRVADLLNYPAQERLRSHIFSQEQYLFSEREIAKLLKPGLSSLPTLPEHWPAPRTLTPAEQQAIFDMQYYLQDDLLVKVDRASMRYSLETRGPLLDYRIAEFALNLDPALKVKDGVSKYLLKQVLYDYVPAHIFDRPKWGFSIPLGTWLKKDLHYLIDEYLKPQVLEQIGFVRPEVVKELVRRFEAGEDHLYNRVWLLIVLHQWAIMHNL; this comes from the coding sequence ATGTGCGGTATTGCTGGTTTTCTGAATCGTACGGCGGCATCTCCTCTCACCGAAGAGATGCTGCGCAATATGACCACGTGTTTGGCCCACCGCGGCCCGGACGCCGATGGTTTTTACTTCGACGGACAAATAGGGCTGGGTCACCGCCGCCTGAGCATCCTCGATTTGTCTTCGGCCGCTAACCAGCCGATGTTTTCGCACAACGAGCGGTACGTGACGATTTTCAACGGGGAAGTGTACAACTTCCAGGAAATCCGCGACCAGCTGGGCCTGCGCACGCGCACTACCTCCGATACCGAAGTTATCCTGGAAGCCTTCGTGCAGTTGGGCCCCAATTTCGTGCAGCTGCTTAACGGCATGTACGCCATTGCTATTTACGATAAGCAAACCGGCCAGCTAGACGTGTTCCGCGACCGGCTGGGCAAGAAGCCAATTTACTACTACCTCGACGGGGCTACCTTTGCGTTTGCCTCGGAGCTGAAGTCGGTGGTGAACCTGGCGCCCATCCGCCGGCGCCTGACGGTGGACAAAGAAGCTGTCAATCAGTTCTTGTACCTGGGCTACATCCCGCGGCCGCGCTCCATCTACAACGAAATTAAAAAGATGGACTCTGGGGCGCACATCCGCGTTACGGCGACGGAGTTCACGGAATCACGCTACTGGAAGCTAGAGGAGAAAATAGCTCCTCAGGTGCTCAGCGACGAAACTGAAGCCAAGCGGCAGCTCCATGATTTGGTGCGCACCTCGGTGCAGTACCGCATGATTTCGGACGTGCCGTTCGGCACGTTCCTCAGCGGCGGCATCGATTCCAGCCTGGTAACGGCCATGGCCCAGAGCGTTTCGACCACGCCGGTCAAGACGTTCTCCATCGGCTTTGACTCGGCCAAGCACAACGAGTCGAGCTTCGCCGCGGCCGTAGCCCAGCACCTGGGCACCGACCACCACAGCTTCACCGTAACGGAGCGGGAAGCCCGGGAAAGCATGGCCGAACTGGCCACTATCTACGACGAGCCCTACGCTGATTCCTCGGCCGTGCCTACCCTAATGGTGTCGCGCTTGGCGCGGCAGCACGTGACCATGGCCCTGTCCGGGGATGGGGGCGACGAGCTGTTTCATGGCTACGGCATGTATACCTGGGCCAACCGCTTGGCCAAGAGTAGCGTGAACCTGCTCCGCCACCCGGCCCGGCTGGTAATGCAGCAGATGAGCAACCGCTATAAGCGCGTAGCTGACTTGTTGAACTACCCGGCTCAAGAGCGGCTGCGCAGCCACATCTTCTCCCAGGAGCAGTACCTGTTTTCTGAGAGAGAAATTGCTAAGCTGCTTAAGCCCGGCCTCAGCAGCTTGCCTACGCTGCCTGAGCATTGGCCTGCCCCTCGTACCCTGACACCAGCCGAGCAGCAGGCTATTTTCGATATGCAGTATTACCTGCAGGATGACTTGCTGGTAAAAGTGGACCGGGCTTCCATGCGCTACTCCCTGGAAACCCGCGGGCCGCTGCTGGATTACCGCATTGCCGAGTTTGCCCTTAATCTCGACCCAGCCCTCAAGGTGAAGGATGGCGTGAGCAAATACCTGCTTAAGCAGGTGCTGTACGACTACGTACCGGCCCACATCTTCGACCGGCCCAAGTGGGGCTTCTCCATTCCGCTGGGTACGTGGCTGAAAAAGGACCTGCACTACCTCATTGACGAGTACTTAAAGCCCCAGGTACTGGAGCAGATTGGATTTGTACGCCCCGAGGTAGTGAAAGAGCTGGTGCGGCGGTTTGAAGCCGGCGAAGACCATTTGTACAACCGCGTGTGGCTGCTGATTGTGTTGCACCAGTGGGCAATTATGCATAACCTATAA
- a CDS encoding glycosyltransferase family 8 protein, with the protein MSAPREFHLGIAFDQNYLDQFYALITSVFKSNPGVPIAVHAIATGIPPADKARVEAYVQAHQSTISFYQIDQELVSRFVLGSKWTAAVYYRLFFPFLVPETVQRLLYIDTDTLVVGKLREFEQIELGPHPVAAVYDNWVKTQPLLGITEEGEYFNSGVLYMDVAEWKRQRISEQAFDYLLQYSERIQYVDQCALNAVLRNNWKKVESRFNTLYSYIPETLPRQEFDSFLADKIILHFTMERPWTMLCQNRFRYLYSQYLQQSPSTKKSPYTDFALGKVPRLVRLRLRELYLDNPALGRQWRQLKAKLR; encoded by the coding sequence ATGTCCGCCCCCCGCGAATTTCATCTGGGTATTGCCTTTGACCAGAACTATCTGGATCAGTTTTACGCCTTGATTACGTCTGTATTCAAGAGTAATCCGGGGGTGCCTATTGCAGTGCATGCCATTGCTACAGGCATCCCGCCGGCAGACAAGGCCCGGGTAGAAGCATACGTGCAGGCTCACCAATCTACCATCAGCTTTTACCAGATTGATCAGGAGTTGGTCAGCCGGTTTGTATTGGGCAGCAAATGGACGGCTGCGGTGTACTACCGCTTGTTTTTCCCCTTTCTGGTACCTGAAACCGTGCAGCGGCTGCTCTACATCGACACCGATACATTGGTAGTAGGCAAGCTGCGTGAGTTCGAGCAAATTGAGCTGGGGCCGCACCCGGTGGCTGCGGTCTACGACAATTGGGTGAAAACGCAGCCGCTCCTCGGTATTACGGAAGAGGGGGAATACTTCAACTCCGGGGTGCTGTACATGGACGTAGCCGAGTGGAAGCGCCAGCGTATTTCCGAGCAGGCCTTCGACTATCTGCTGCAGTATTCGGAGCGAATTCAATACGTAGATCAGTGCGCTCTGAACGCGGTGCTGCGCAACAATTGGAAAAAAGTGGAGAGCCGGTTTAATACCCTGTACTCCTACATTCCGGAAACACTACCGCGCCAAGAGTTTGACTCCTTTCTGGCGGATAAGATCATCCTGCACTTTACCATGGAAAGACCCTGGACTATGTTGTGCCAGAACCGGTTCCGCTACCTGTACAGTCAGTATCTGCAACAATCGCCTAGCACCAAAAAAAGCCCCTATACTGATTTTGCCCTTGGGAAAGTGCCTCGCCTAGTGCGCCTGCGTTTGCGGGAACTGTACCTAGACAACCCAGCGCTGGGCCGGCAGTGGCGGCAGCTTAAAGCAAAATTACGCTAA
- a CDS encoding glycosyltransferase family 25 protein produces MKKIKAFVINLPSAVERRINIEKQLIKYNIDYEIIEAVNGKNLLDNDSRIDLDFVKENAYWVSKGALACSLSHVSVYEKILNDNIDLGLIFEDDSNINADIIDIVSNINNNDLNKNEIVLLYYAAWKKITLLKNTEVKINNCYSIFDSMDPRQLVSANAYIITNDACRTMLEYQSPVKSTADSWGKFIDNGAVESIRCIYPFAVEPADFKSSIDYVAVGSIKGMLLEIIDRYRVYPLYNIMKKRREIMRKRMLNIEFV; encoded by the coding sequence ATGAAGAAGATAAAGGCTTTTGTAATCAACCTTCCATCAGCTGTAGAGCGTAGAATTAACATTGAGAAACAACTAATAAAATATAACATCGATTATGAGATAATAGAAGCTGTTAATGGTAAAAATTTGTTAGATAATGATTCTAGAATTGATTTAGATTTTGTTAAGGAGAATGCTTATTGGGTAAGCAAAGGAGCTCTGGCCTGCTCGTTAAGTCATGTATCTGTTTATGAAAAAATATTAAATGACAATATTGATTTGGGATTAATATTTGAAGATGATAGTAATATCAATGCAGATATTATCGATATTGTGTCTAATATTAACAACAACGACTTAAATAAAAACGAAATAGTGTTATTGTATTATGCGGCATGGAAAAAAATAACGTTACTCAAAAATACAGAGGTGAAAATAAACAATTGCTATAGCATATTCGATTCGATGGATCCCAGGCAGCTTGTGTCTGCTAATGCTTATATTATCACTAATGACGCATGTAGGACCATGCTGGAGTATCAATCGCCCGTAAAGTCGACCGCTGATTCATGGGGTAAATTTATCGATAATGGAGCAGTGGAAAGTATTAGATGTATATATCCATTTGCAGTTGAACCAGCCGATTTCAAGAGTTCCATCGACTATGTAGCTGTTGGCAGCATTAAAGGTATGCTGTTAGAAATAATTGATAGGTATAGAGTATATCCCTTATATAATATCATGAAAAAAAGGCGAGAAATTATGCGAAAAAGGATGTTGAATATAGAGTTTGTCTAA